The following are encoded together in the Montipora foliosa isolate CH-2021 chromosome 12, ASM3666993v2, whole genome shotgun sequence genome:
- the LOC137978842 gene encoding E3 ubiquitin-protein ligase pellino homolog 1-like isoform X2, whose product MTETDGQLYGDGNIGQPKVKRLKTEKDVGMTSSDSDVEQDTIYGALIVVGYNGSVVLDEELKRRQRSSYILKKKGTPSGVQPFKLHLASSDTGMKVVNSQAHSVSYTLSRGNAVVVEYTRDPATDMFQIGRSADSKIDFVVTDTIPGNRRFDDNQNLPKSTISRYSCRIVVDREPPHTARVFAAGFDRSCNIFLGEKAPKWQNEENMMDGLTTNGVLLMNPSGGPSCQPTIWREISVCGDVYGLRKTRSMTEKGKSVEGESNILLDGSLIDLCGVVLLWRSAEALPEMPTIETIDKMREVLNASRPQCPVGLTTLRFPSRSEHPFGGTTDTQPHVYQKCGHVHGFHHWDSADIHSSDKRTCPVCLQTSSYVPLSLGREPSFYKGAPKATHAFVPCGHVCSEETVRFWQQVPIPHGCDAFQAICPFCAVPLEGEDGFVKLIFSSDE is encoded by the exons GATGGGAATATTGGTCAACCAAAAGTGAAACGactgaaaacagaaaaagatgTAGGTATGACATCAAGCGATAGCGATGTTGAGCAAGACACCATATATGGTGCACTGATTGTGGTTGG TTACAATGGTTCTGTGGTTCTGGATGAAGAACTCAAGCGTCGTCAGCGAAGCTCatatattttgaaaaagaaaggaactccCTCTGGAGTGCAACCCTTCAAACTGCACCTGGCTTCTTCCGACACTGGAATGAAG GTTGTCAATTCACAAGCCCATAGTGTATCTTATACTCTGTCACGTGGCAATGCTGTTGTTGTCGAATACACAAGGGATCCTGCAACAGACATGTTTCAG ATTGGACGCTCAGCTGATTCAAAAATTGACTTTGTTGTCACCGACACCATTCCTGGCAATAGGAGATTTGATGACAACCAGAATTTGCCAAAAAGCACTATATCCAGATATTCCTGTCGCATAGTGGTTGATAGGGAACCACCTCACACGGCAAGGGTATTTGCTGCTGGATTTGATAGGTCCTGTAACATATTTTTAGGA GAAAAAGCTCCAAAATGGCAAAATGAAGAGAACATGATGGATGGATTGACAACAAATGGTGTTCTTTTGATGAATCCTAGTGGTGGACCTTCGTGTCAACCCACAATATGGCGTGAGATATCTGTATGTGGAGATGTGTATGGACTGCGGAAAACAAGGTCAATGACTGAAAAAGGGAAGAGC GTGGAGGGAGAATCAAACATTTTACTTGATGGATCCTTGATTGATCTGTGTGGGGTTGTTTTGTTGTGGCGTTCAGCTGAGGCTTTACCTGAAATGCCA acAATCGAGACCATTGATAAAATGAGGGAGGTTCTGAATGCATCTCGACCTCAATGTCCTGTTGGTCTAACAACATTGAGGTTTCCAAGTCGTTCAGAG CATCCATTTGGTGGTACAACGGACACTCAGCCACATGTTTATCAAAAGTGTGGTCACGTCCATGGCTTTCATCACTGGGATTCAGCAGATATACACAGTAGTGACAAAAGAACATGCCCTGTCTGCTTACAG ACTAGCAGTTATGTTCCACTTAGCTTAGGAAGAGAGCCATCTTTCTACAAAGGAGCACCCAAAGCTACGCATGCCTTTGTTCCATGTGGTCATGTGTGTTCAGAAGAAACTGTCAG ATTTTGGCAGCAAGTGCCAATCCCACACGGTTGTGATGCATTTCAAGCTATTTGCCCGTTCTGTGCTGTTCCTCTGGAAGGCGAAGATGGCTTCGTTAAACTGATATTTTCGTCCGACGAATAA
- the LOC137978842 gene encoding E3 ubiquitin-protein ligase pellino homolog 1-like isoform X1 encodes MVSCMGISHNKRLTRLTMNFPIEDGNIGQPKVKRLKTEKDVGMTSSDSDVEQDTIYGALIVVGYNGSVVLDEELKRRQRSSYILKKKGTPSGVQPFKLHLASSDTGMKVVNSQAHSVSYTLSRGNAVVVEYTRDPATDMFQIGRSADSKIDFVVTDTIPGNRRFDDNQNLPKSTISRYSCRIVVDREPPHTARVFAAGFDRSCNIFLGEKAPKWQNEENMMDGLTTNGVLLMNPSGGPSCQPTIWREISVCGDVYGLRKTRSMTEKGKSVEGESNILLDGSLIDLCGVVLLWRSAEALPEMPTIETIDKMREVLNASRPQCPVGLTTLRFPSRSEHPFGGTTDTQPHVYQKCGHVHGFHHWDSADIHSSDKRTCPVCLQTSSYVPLSLGREPSFYKGAPKATHAFVPCGHVCSEETVRFWQQVPIPHGCDAFQAICPFCAVPLEGEDGFVKLIFSSDE; translated from the exons CATTAGCCATAACAAAAGATTAACAAGATTAACAATGAACTTTCCCATTGAG GATGGGAATATTGGTCAACCAAAAGTGAAACGactgaaaacagaaaaagatgTAGGTATGACATCAAGCGATAGCGATGTTGAGCAAGACACCATATATGGTGCACTGATTGTGGTTGG TTACAATGGTTCTGTGGTTCTGGATGAAGAACTCAAGCGTCGTCAGCGAAGCTCatatattttgaaaaagaaaggaactccCTCTGGAGTGCAACCCTTCAAACTGCACCTGGCTTCTTCCGACACTGGAATGAAG GTTGTCAATTCACAAGCCCATAGTGTATCTTATACTCTGTCACGTGGCAATGCTGTTGTTGTCGAATACACAAGGGATCCTGCAACAGACATGTTTCAG ATTGGACGCTCAGCTGATTCAAAAATTGACTTTGTTGTCACCGACACCATTCCTGGCAATAGGAGATTTGATGACAACCAGAATTTGCCAAAAAGCACTATATCCAGATATTCCTGTCGCATAGTGGTTGATAGGGAACCACCTCACACGGCAAGGGTATTTGCTGCTGGATTTGATAGGTCCTGTAACATATTTTTAGGA GAAAAAGCTCCAAAATGGCAAAATGAAGAGAACATGATGGATGGATTGACAACAAATGGTGTTCTTTTGATGAATCCTAGTGGTGGACCTTCGTGTCAACCCACAATATGGCGTGAGATATCTGTATGTGGAGATGTGTATGGACTGCGGAAAACAAGGTCAATGACTGAAAAAGGGAAGAGC GTGGAGGGAGAATCAAACATTTTACTTGATGGATCCTTGATTGATCTGTGTGGGGTTGTTTTGTTGTGGCGTTCAGCTGAGGCTTTACCTGAAATGCCA acAATCGAGACCATTGATAAAATGAGGGAGGTTCTGAATGCATCTCGACCTCAATGTCCTGTTGGTCTAACAACATTGAGGTTTCCAAGTCGTTCAGAG CATCCATTTGGTGGTACAACGGACACTCAGCCACATGTTTATCAAAAGTGTGGTCACGTCCATGGCTTTCATCACTGGGATTCAGCAGATATACACAGTAGTGACAAAAGAACATGCCCTGTCTGCTTACAG ACTAGCAGTTATGTTCCACTTAGCTTAGGAAGAGAGCCATCTTTCTACAAAGGAGCACCCAAAGCTACGCATGCCTTTGTTCCATGTGGTCATGTGTGTTCAGAAGAAACTGTCAG ATTTTGGCAGCAAGTGCCAATCCCACACGGTTGTGATGCATTTCAAGCTATTTGCCCGTTCTGTGCTGTTCCTCTGGAAGGCGAAGATGGCTTCGTTAAACTGATATTTTCGTCCGACGAATAA